The following are encoded in a window of Magnolia sinica isolate HGM2019 chromosome 11, MsV1, whole genome shotgun sequence genomic DNA:
- the LOC131219097 gene encoding MFP1 attachment factor 1-like, translating into MAAEEPQQHPITEEKKMNVSLSIWPPTQRTRDAVTNRLIETLSSPSVLSKRYGSMPPEEASSAARVIEEEAFSAAASLSNNAAAEDDGIEILQIYSKEISKRMLEAVKARAPSASPAENLQTQPPAVASSEEISSVGSESSQT; encoded by the coding sequence ATGGCAGCAGAAGAACCCCAGCAACATCCGATCACTGAGGAGAAGAAGATGAACGTCTCCCTAAGCATCTGGCCTCCAACGCAGCGCACCCGTGACGCCGTGACCAACCGTCTGATCGAGACCCTCTCATCACCGTCCGTCCTCTCCAAGCGCTACGGCTCGATGCCTCCCGAAGAAGCATCATCGGCCGCACGCGTCATCGAAGAAGAGGCTTTCTCTGCCGCGGCGTCTCTCTCGAACAATGCTGCCGCCGAGGACGACGGGATCGAGATCCTTCAGATCTATTCCAAGGAGATCAGCAAGCGGATGCTGGAAGCCGTTAAGGCCCGGGCGCCGTCTGCTTCCCCTGCGGAGAATTTGCAGACGCAGCCTCCCGCAGTTGCGTCCAGTGAGGAGATCTCGTCCGTTGGGTCGGAATCATCACAGACCTGA